In one Brassica oleracea var. oleracea cultivar TO1000 chromosome C9, BOL, whole genome shotgun sequence genomic region, the following are encoded:
- the LOC106316319 gene encoding acidic endochitinase, with protein sequence MSNIKFPKHVLYFVFLLIFLLSKSSDAYGGIAIYWGQNGNEGNLSSTCATGRYAYVNVAFLVKFGNGQTPELNLAGHCNPAANTCTHFGSQVKDCQSRGIKVMLSLGGGIGNYSIGSREDAKVVANYLWNNFLGGKSSSRPLGDAVLDGIDFNIELGSPQYYDDLARFLSKYGVRGRKVYLTGAPQCPFPDRLMGSALDTELFDYVWVQFYNNAPCQYTSGNTKSLFDSWNTWTTSVTAQKIFLGLPAAPQAAGSGYIPPDILISQILPTLKESKKYGGIMLWSKFWDDQNGYSSSILASV encoded by the exons ATGAGTAACATAAAATTTCCCAAACATGTTTTATACTTTGTCTTCTTGTTAATCTTCCTTCTTAGCAAATCCTCTGATGCATACGGAGGCATAGCCATCTACTGGGGCCAAAACGGCAACGAAGGTAATCTCTCGTCCACATGTGCCACCGGCAGGTATGCTTACGTCAACGTCGCCTTTCTTGTGAAATTCGGAAACGGCCAAACGCCGGAGCTCAACCTTGCCGGCCACTGCAACCCTGCTGCCAACACTTGCACCCATTTTGGCTCTCAGGTCAAAGATTGTCAGTCTCGTGGCATCAAG GTTATGTTGTCTCTCGGTGGCGGAATCGGAAACTATTCGATTGGGTCGAGGGAGGACGCGAAAGTGGTTGCAAATTACCTGTGGAACAACTTTTTGGGAGGAAAGTCTTCGTCACGTCCCTTGGGTGATGCTGTTCTTGATGGTATCGATTTCAATATCGAGCTTGGGTCCCCTCAGTACTATGATGATCTCGCTCG GTTTCTCTCTAAATATGGCGTCAGAGGAAGAAAAGTGTATCTAACAGGTGCTCCTCAGTGCCCATTTCCAGACAGATTAATGGGAAGTGCACTTGATACCGAACTTTTCGACTACGTTTGGGTCCAATTCTACAACAATGCACCGTGTCAATACACTTCTGGTAACACCAAAAGCCTATTCGATTCGTGGAACACGTGGACCACTTCGGTCACTGCTCAAAAAATATTTCTAGGTCTCCCGGCGGCTCCTCAAGCGGCCGGAAGTGGGTATATTCCACCGGATATATTAATTTCTCAGATTCTTCCAACACTAAAGGAGTCTAAGAAGTATGGAGGTATAATGCTTTGGTCTAAATTTTGGGATGATCAAAATGGATATAGTTCATCCATATTGGCTAGTGTGTGA
- the LOC106317274 gene encoding probable peroxidase 61: MRQFVLFFPLLAFVVISLAGTATVEAATGLNPPVKLVWHYYKVTNTCDDAETYIRHQVENFYRNDSSIAPKLLRLLYSDCMVNGCDASVLLQGPNSERTAPQNRGLGGFVIIDKIKKVLETRCPGVVSCADILNLATRDAVHMAGAPSYPVLTGRRDGGVLNADAVDLPSPSISVEESLAYFKSKGLDVLDMTTLLGAHSMGKTHCSHIVNRLYNFKNTGKPDPTMNTTLVSELRTRCPPRTKKGQTDPLVYLNPDSGSSNRFSNSYYSRVLSHNAVLGVDQQLIYNGDSMEITQEFDASFEDFRKSFALAMSRMGSINVLTGKAGEIRRDCRVTNANYGA; the protein is encoded by the exons ATGAGGCAGTTTGTACTATTTTTCCCACTATTGGCCTTCGTAGTCATAAGCTTAGCCGGAACGGCGACAGTAGAGGCTGCAACTGGATTGAACCCACCGGTGAAGCTGGTTTGGCATTATTACAAAGTTACTAACACTTGTGATGATGCAGAAACTTATATTAGACACCAAGTTGAAAATTTTTACAGGAATGACAGTAGCATTGCTCCCAAGCTACTTCGTCTCCTTTATTCCGATTGTATGGTTAAT GGATGCGATGCTTCTGTTCTTTTACAAGGGCCAAACTCAGAGAGGACGGCTCCACAGAATCGAGGACTTGGAGGTTTTGTGATAATCGATAAGATAAAAAAGGTTCTTGAAACACGCTGTCCTGGTGTAGTTTCTTGCGCTGATATACTCAACCTTGCCACTAGAGATGCTGTTCACATG GCTGGAGCACCGTCTTATCCTGTGCTTACAGGAAGAAGGGACGGTGGGGTGTTAAATGCAGACGCCGTAGATCTACCGTCACCGTCAATCTCAGTGGAGGAGTCATTGGCATATTTCAAGTCCAAAGGTCTTGACGTTTTGGACATGACTACTCTTCTAG GAGCACACTCGATGGGGAAGACACATTGCAGCCACATAGTGAACAGGCTATACAACTTCAAGAACACAGGAAAACCAGACCCGACCATGAACACAACATTGGTGTCAGAACTCCGAACCCGTTGTCCTCCAAGAACAAAAAAGGGCCAAACCGACCCACTCGTTTACCTAAACCCAGACTCAGGATCGAGCAACAGATTCAGCAACTCCTACTATTCTCGTGTCTTGTCTCACAACGCTGTCTTGGGCGTGGACCAACAGTTGATCTACAACGGTGACTCGATGGAGATCACGCAAGAGTTTGATGCAAGTTTCGAAGATTTTAGAAAGTCTTTTGCTTTGGCAATGTCGAGGATGGGGTCCATCAATGTTTTGACTGGTAAAGCTGGAGAGATTCGCCGTGATTGCAGAGTTACCAACGCTAACTACGGGGCTTAA